The proteins below are encoded in one region of Pseudonocardia sp. DSM 110487:
- a CDS encoding pyridoxamine 5'-phosphate oxidase family protein, which yields MGTTALPQGHPDLIASGTAQRLLASRELARLAYTAADGTPRVFPMLFHWTGEEIVFATFAGARKIAALRARPDVAITIDTAAAPPEVLLLRGRAEVTDVDGIVPEYVLAQMRYQGEEAGRAAVAEVDQPGVRMARIAVRPTWVGVLDFTTRFPGGGSADEFAQRGQA from the coding sequence ATGGGGACGACGGCACTTCCGCAGGGGCACCCGGACCTGATCGCGAGCGGGACCGCGCAGCGGCTGCTGGCCTCCCGCGAACTCGCCCGGCTCGCCTACACGGCGGCCGACGGCACCCCGCGCGTGTTCCCGATGCTCTTCCACTGGACCGGCGAGGAGATCGTCTTCGCGACGTTCGCCGGTGCTCGCAAGATCGCCGCACTGCGCGCCCGTCCCGATGTGGCGATCACGATCGACACCGCTGCCGCGCCGCCGGAGGTGCTGCTGCTGCGCGGCCGCGCCGAGGTCACCGACGTCGACGGGATCGTGCCGGAGTACGTGCTGGCCCAGATGCGCTACCAGGGCGAGGAGGCCGGCCGGGCCGCGGTGGCGGAGGTGGACCAGCCCGGCGTCCGCATGGCCCGCATCGCGGTGCGCCCGACGTGGGTGGGTGTGCTCGACTTCACCACCCGATTCCCCGGCGGCGGGTCGGCCGACGAGTTCGCGCAGCGGGGGCAAGCGTGA